Proteins from a single region of Chryseobacterium scophthalmum:
- the metI gene encoding methionine ABC transporter permease MetI — protein sequence MLSDTVISLLSKGIWETVYMTFVSGFFGFVLGLPVGVLLFVTRKAQLLENTIYNRILSILVNIFRSIPFIILIVWMIPFTRSLVGTSIGMNAALVPLSIGAAPFIARLVENSLLEIPNGLIETARALGATPFQIIKKVLLPEALPSLINNATITLITLVGYSAMGGAVGAGGLGQIGYQYGYIGYDALIMNLVLGLLVALVFIIQFSGDRLAKRFDHR from the coding sequence ATGCTTAGTGACACGGTAATTTCGCTTCTGTCAAAAGGAATTTGGGAGACAGTTTACATGACATTTGTTTCAGGTTTTTTCGGTTTTGTTTTGGGTCTTCCTGTTGGAGTTCTTCTTTTTGTAACCCGAAAAGCACAGCTTTTAGAAAACACAATTTATAACAGAATTCTGTCAATTTTAGTAAATATTTTCAGGTCGATTCCTTTCATTATTTTGATTGTCTGGATGATCCCTTTCACAAGATCTTTGGTAGGAACTTCTATCGGAATGAACGCTGCGCTCGTTCCTTTAAGCATTGGAGCGGCACCATTTATTGCAAGATTGGTTGAAAACAGTCTTTTGGAAATTCCGAATGGATTGATTGAAACAGCGAGAGCTTTAGGAGCAACTCCGTTTCAAATTATTAAAAAAGTTTTGTTGCCGGAAGCTTTGCCATCACTGATTAATAATGCAACGATTACTTTAATAACTCTTGTAGGATATTCTGCAATGGGTGGAGCTGTCGGAGCTGGTGGATTGGGACAAATTGGTTATCAGTACGGATATATCGGTTACGATGCGTTGATTATGAATCTTGTTCTTGGTTTGTTAGTCGCTTTGGTATTTATCATTCAGTTTTCAGGTGATCGATTGGCGAAAAGATTTGACCATAGGTGA